One region of Marivirga arenosa genomic DNA includes:
- a CDS encoding heavy metal translocating P-type ATPase yields MSELSESKYIKKSFPVTGMSCAGCAASVGSTLKSTKGVEDADVNFATHTAWASFDPDQVSLEDLKSALQGVGYDAIIEEENASEKQEEAQLKAFNEIKRSLIGSAILTIPVFIIGMFFMDWAIGKYISLPLSAIVLFYFGGHFFKGAWKQAKHGMANMDTLVALSTGIAFSLSVFNTFFAEFWTSRGLEAHVYYEAAVVIITFISLGKYLEEKAKTNTSSALKKLVGLQPNSTTVIVEGKEEVIPITAVKKGFQILVKPGEKIPVDGTVISGNSFVNESMITGEAISVEKVKGQKIFAGTINQKGSFVFTADKVGGDTLLASIIARVKEAQGSKAPVQKLVDKIAGIFVPTVMVIALITFIVWLILGGENALTQGILSAVTVLVIACPCALGLATPTAIMVGVGKGAENNILIRDAESLEKAHKVNAVILDKTGTITEGKPSVKSESWFDENNIVKSILYSIENKSEHPLAEAVIQHLKGEGLDKIELEDFQSITAKGVKAKFENQTYLVGNRALLTEHAVNFSAEQNKLVQELEQERQSVIYFSNENKLLAILAVSDQIKENAKLSIANLQQQGKEVYMLTGDTEAIAKNVADQVGIKHVKSQLLPSDKSNFVKELQAQGKIVAMVGDGINDSEALAQSDVSIAMGKGSDIAIDVAKMTLIGSDLQNLPKAFHLSAITIRGIKQNLFWAFIYNVIGIPIAAGLLYPINGFVLNPMIAGAAMAFSSVSVVLNSLRLKGMKL; encoded by the coding sequence ATGTCAGAATTAAGTGAATCTAAATATATAAAGAAATCTTTTCCAGTAACGGGTATGAGTTGTGCTGGCTGTGCTGCCAGTGTAGGATCCACATTGAAAAGTACGAAAGGAGTAGAAGATGCTGATGTCAATTTTGCTACACATACTGCATGGGCTTCCTTCGACCCAGATCAGGTAAGTCTTGAAGATTTAAAATCAGCGCTGCAGGGAGTCGGTTATGATGCGATTATTGAAGAGGAAAACGCTTCAGAGAAACAAGAGGAAGCTCAACTTAAAGCTTTTAACGAAATAAAAAGAAGTTTAATAGGTTCGGCTATTTTGACTATTCCTGTTTTCATAATCGGAATGTTTTTTATGGATTGGGCAATAGGGAAATATATTTCTTTACCCTTATCAGCCATAGTTTTATTTTACTTTGGGGGGCACTTTTTCAAAGGGGCGTGGAAACAAGCTAAACATGGCATGGCCAATATGGACACCTTAGTAGCCCTAAGTACTGGAATTGCATTTTCATTAAGTGTATTCAATACTTTTTTTGCTGAGTTCTGGACTTCAAGAGGTTTGGAAGCCCATGTTTATTATGAGGCAGCGGTAGTTATTATTACTTTCATTTCTTTAGGGAAATATTTGGAAGAAAAAGCAAAAACCAATACTTCTTCTGCTTTAAAGAAATTAGTAGGGCTTCAGCCTAATTCCACAACAGTTATAGTTGAGGGTAAAGAAGAAGTCATTCCTATAACAGCTGTTAAAAAAGGATTTCAAATATTAGTAAAGCCAGGCGAAAAGATTCCTGTTGATGGAACAGTAATCAGTGGGAATTCTTTTGTCAACGAAAGCATGATTACGGGAGAAGCCATTTCGGTTGAAAAGGTAAAAGGCCAAAAGATTTTTGCAGGTACTATAAATCAAAAAGGAAGTTTTGTTTTTACAGCAGATAAGGTTGGAGGCGACACTTTATTAGCCTCTATTATTGCCAGAGTGAAAGAGGCGCAAGGAAGTAAAGCACCAGTTCAAAAGTTGGTAGATAAAATTGCAGGTATTTTTGTACCCACTGTAATGGTTATTGCTTTGATTACATTTATTGTTTGGTTGATTTTAGGGGGCGAAAATGCATTAACCCAAGGAATATTATCCGCAGTGACAGTATTAGTGATTGCTTGCCCTTGTGCATTAGGTTTAGCAACGCCCACAGCTATTATGGTAGGGGTAGGGAAAGGAGCAGAAAATAATATTTTGATAAGAGATGCCGAAAGTTTAGAAAAGGCGCATAAAGTAAATGCTGTAATATTAGATAAAACGGGTACGATTACAGAAGGGAAGCCTTCTGTCAAATCAGAAAGCTGGTTTGATGAGAATAATATTGTAAAATCAATTCTTTACAGTATTGAAAATAAAAGTGAACACCCTTTAGCAGAGGCAGTAATTCAACATTTAAAAGGTGAAGGTCTTGATAAAATTGAGCTTGAAGATTTTCAAAGTATCACAGCAAAAGGAGTGAAAGCAAAATTTGAAAATCAAACTTATTTGGTAGGCAATAGAGCCCTATTAACTGAACATGCTGTTAATTTTTCTGCAGAACAAAATAAGCTAGTACAGGAACTGGAACAAGAAAGACAGTCCGTCATATACTTTTCTAATGAGAATAAATTACTGGCAATTTTGGCAGTTTCCGATCAGATAAAAGAGAATGCTAAACTAAGTATAGCAAATCTTCAACAACAAGGTAAGGAGGTTTATATGCTTACTGGTGATACGGAAGCCATTGCAAAAAATGTTGCGGATCAGGTGGGAATTAAGCATGTTAAATCTCAACTACTACCTTCTGATAAATCAAATTTCGTTAAAGAATTACAAGCTCAAGGAAAAATTGTAGCTATGGTAGGAGACGGTATTAACGACTCGGAGGCACTAGCTCAATCCGATGTGAGTATTGCAATGGGTAAAGGTTCTGATATTGCAATTGATGTTGCTAAAATGACACTCATCGGATCAGACCTACAAAACTTACCTAAAGCATTTCATTTGTCAGCAATAACGATTCGAGGTATTAAGCAAAATTTATTTTGGGCGTTTATTTATAATGTAATAGGGATTCCAATTGCTGCTGGTTTATTATATCCAATTAATGGCTTTGTTTTAAATCCAATGATTGCAGGTGCGGCAATGGCATTTAGTTCAGTATCTGTGGTGCTGAATAGTTTAAGATTAAAAGGTATGAAACTCTGA
- a CDS encoding phosphoribosylaminoimidazolesuccinocarboxamide synthase — MEAIKETNFQLPNQQKFYKGKVRDVYTTPSQLIMVATDRLSAFDVVMPRAIPFKGQVLNQIAAKFLKATEDIVPNWLISNPDPNVSIGFNCETYPVEMVIRGYLAGHAWREYRDGKRSICGVSLPEGLKENDKLPKPIITPTTKAHEGHDEDISREEILNQGLVSKEEYEKLESYTQQLFQRGTEIAAQNGLILVDTKYEFGKVNDKIYLIDEIHTPDSSRYFYADVYDENQKKGVKQKQLSKEFVREWLIENGFQGKEGQQIPEMTDEKIEEISNRYIELYEKVTGEKFQPRDYQDVLKTIEQNILKSI, encoded by the coding sequence ATGGAAGCAATAAAAGAAACAAACTTTCAGCTGCCTAATCAGCAAAAATTCTATAAAGGCAAAGTGAGAGATGTATATACTACTCCTTCTCAGCTGATTATGGTTGCGACAGATCGATTGTCTGCATTTGATGTCGTGATGCCAAGAGCTATTCCTTTTAAAGGTCAGGTTTTAAACCAAATAGCAGCTAAATTTCTAAAAGCCACTGAAGACATTGTGCCCAATTGGTTAATTTCCAATCCCGATCCTAATGTAAGTATAGGCTTCAATTGCGAAACCTATCCTGTGGAAATGGTGATTAGAGGCTATTTGGCAGGTCATGCGTGGAGAGAATACCGCGATGGGAAAAGATCAATTTGTGGGGTGTCACTTCCAGAGGGATTGAAAGAGAATGATAAACTGCCTAAGCCCATCATTACCCCTACTACAAAGGCGCATGAGGGCCATGACGAAGATATTTCTAGAGAAGAAATATTAAATCAAGGCTTAGTTTCTAAGGAAGAATATGAAAAGCTAGAATCTTATACCCAACAGTTATTCCAAAGAGGAACTGAAATTGCAGCTCAAAATGGTTTGATTTTAGTGGATACTAAATATGAATTTGGAAAAGTAAATGATAAAATTTACTTGATAGATGAAATTCATACCCCCGATTCATCAAGATACTTTTATGCTGATGTATATGATGAAAATCAAAAAAAAGGAGTAAAACAAAAGCAGTTATCGAAAGAATTTGTTCGTGAATGGCTTATTGAAAATGGGTTTCAGGGTAAGGAAGGACAACAGATTCCTGAGATGACGGATGAAAAGATAGAAGAGATTTCAAATAGATACATCGAACTCTATGAAAAAGTAACAGGAGAGAAATTCCAACCTAGAGACTATCAGGACGTATTAAAAACCATTGAACAAAATATCTTAAAAAGTATTTAA
- a CDS encoding STAS domain-containing protein encodes MKYSIDKEEKYSLIKIKEEKLDSSVSSNLKSDLVTMQAEGVENMVIDMSEVKYIDSSGLSALLVGNRVIGENGGAFIIAAPTEHTEKLIKISQLDKVFDILPTVHEAVESVFMHELEKGLGEEGSAE; translated from the coding sequence ATGAAATATTCAATTGATAAAGAAGAGAAGTATTCATTAATAAAAATAAAAGAAGAGAAATTAGATTCATCTGTTTCTTCAAATTTAAAATCAGATTTAGTTACCATGCAGGCTGAGGGAGTAGAAAATATGGTAATCGATATGTCTGAGGTTAAATATATAGATTCATCAGGTTTAAGTGCTTTATTAGTAGGAAATAGAGTAATTGGTGAAAATGGTGGCGCTTTTATAATTGCAGCACCTACTGAGCACACAGAAAAATTAATCAAAATTTCTCAGCTTGATAAAGTATTTGATATACTTCCAACAGTACATGAAGCAGTAGAATCTGTTTTTATGCATGAGCTAGAAAAAGGTTTAGGCGAAGAAGGATCAGCTGAGTAA
- a CDS encoding ribonuclease Z, translating to MSFEVHILGSNSAAPAHGRHHTSQVLRIQDLQIMIDCGEATQLQMKKYGLKKNRLSHIFISHLHGDHFLGLIGLLSTMHLNGRKTDLYLYGPVGLSEIIQLHLKYANTRLSYKIHFKELQGEESELILDHPKISVYTIPLQHRIPCTGFLIKEKPKPKKLIKDRISELSVQHINTLKKGNDVVDDTGKVIYKNTDYTLPAKKSRSYAYCSDTKYNEDIIPLVDSVDLLYHEGTFLHENLERAEATYHTTAKQAAIFAQKAKVGKLLIGHFSNRYKDLSPILEEAKTEFDNTALAEEGKVFTIEE from the coding sequence TTGTCATTTGAAGTTCACATATTAGGATCAAATTCTGCTGCACCAGCACATGGAAGACATCATACTTCACAGGTGCTTCGCATTCAGGATTTACAGATCATGATTGATTGTGGCGAAGCCACTCAATTACAAATGAAAAAATATGGCTTAAAGAAAAATCGTTTAAGCCATATTTTTATAAGTCATTTACATGGCGATCATTTTTTAGGACTGATAGGTTTACTTTCTACTATGCATTTAAATGGTAGAAAAACCGATTTGTATCTATACGGTCCTGTTGGTCTTTCTGAGATTATCCAATTGCACTTAAAGTATGCCAATACTCGGTTGAGTTATAAAATACATTTTAAAGAATTACAGGGAGAGGAATCTGAATTGATTCTTGATCATCCCAAAATCTCAGTTTATACTATTCCACTTCAACATAGAATTCCTTGCACAGGTTTTTTAATAAAAGAGAAGCCAAAACCCAAGAAGCTTATAAAAGACAGGATTTCTGAACTAAGTGTTCAGCATATTAATACATTGAAGAAAGGAAATGATGTGGTGGATGACACAGGAAAAGTCATCTATAAGAATACTGATTATACACTCCCAGCCAAGAAATCTAGAAGTTATGCGTATTGCTCTGATACCAAATATAACGAAGATATTATTCCTTTAGTAGATTCGGTAGACCTATTATATCATGAGGGTACTTTCTTACATGAGAATTTGGAAAGGGCAGAAGCTACCTATCATACCACCGCAAAACAAGCTGCAATTTTTGCTCAAAAAGCGAAAGTTGGCAAATTATTAATTGGTCATTTTTCTAATCGCTATAAGGATTTAAGCCCTATTCTGGAAGAAGCGAAAACAGAATTTGATAATACTGCTTTAGCAGAAGAAGGCAAAGTTTTTACTATAGAAGAATAA
- a CDS encoding queuosine precursor transporter has translation MKAGNTTDLNRKKRNLFIVLSGIFLTNALLAEILGVKIFSAEATLGFEPAQIKLFGDFVLDFNLTAGVIIWPIVFVTTDIINEYFGKKGVRRISFLTALFILYSFFVIYAVTKLAPAEFWLNVNTPDPDGNDFDINYAYSVIFRQGLGIIIGSLTAFLIGQFLDVLVFQHLRKYTGSGKIWLRATGSTLVSQLIDSFVVLWIAFYLFGNWSMTQVLSVGVINYIYKGGLAILLTPLLYVAHYFIDQYLGKENSELVTEEAAGQGFF, from the coding sequence ATGAAAGCAGGAAATACTACTGACTTAAATAGGAAAAAAAGAAATCTGTTTATAGTGCTTAGTGGTATTTTTCTTACTAATGCTTTATTAGCAGAAATTCTAGGAGTAAAAATATTTTCCGCAGAAGCTACCTTAGGATTTGAACCTGCCCAAATTAAACTTTTCGGTGATTTCGTATTAGATTTTAACTTAACTGCTGGGGTCATCATTTGGCCTATAGTATTTGTTACCACCGATATAATTAATGAATATTTTGGAAAAAAAGGAGTACGTAGGATCAGTTTTTTAACTGCTTTGTTTATTCTTTATTCGTTTTTCGTGATTTATGCTGTTACCAAATTAGCACCTGCGGAATTTTGGTTGAATGTGAATACCCCTGATCCCGATGGGAACGATTTTGATATCAATTATGCTTATTCTGTAATTTTCCGACAAGGCTTAGGAATTATCATAGGGTCCTTAACCGCCTTTTTAATTGGTCAGTTTTTAGATGTTTTAGTATTTCAGCATTTAAGAAAATATACTGGAAGCGGTAAAATATGGTTAAGAGCAACGGGTTCTACTTTAGTAAGTCAGCTGATTGATAGCTTTGTAGTGCTTTGGATAGCCTTCTATCTATTTGGAAATTGGAGCATGACTCAAGTGCTATCAGTAGGAGTGATTAATTACATTTATAAAGGAGGTTTAGCCATCCTACTTACTCCACTTCTCTATGTAGCCCATTACTTTATAGATCAATATTTAGGGAAAGAAAATTCAGAACTGGTTACTGAAGAGGCGGCAGGCCAGGGATTCTTTTAA
- a CDS encoding glycosyl hydrolase 53 family protein, translating to MKACNLILFFYIIFCSACESVDPELDESICESEERLSNLNERNFGMGFTTWPYDATSESVENTYSFISKNASIYAEHLDNKIPWDSWIKNEPLPEGFLNDVTSRKQKRINGLDLLLSVSVLNSNRTNIIEDYQGNIPEYQQLDDPAIVNAYVAHLNYLIDQLEPDYLIISIESNELLINTPSKWPEFKRLMQNVKSQIAQNHPDLPLSESITLHNWYAPEVENPDAFIDEIQNYISDYDFTAISFYPFFMGLKTSEDFQLAFDFLHENTNKTIAFVETTMIAEDLEVSGLNLAIDGNECSQKIYLESLLLNAEEQDYEFIIWWAHRDYDALWETFDESIKDLGKIWRDTGLLDEEAELQTLAGDISYVVL from the coding sequence ATGAAAGCATGCAATTTAATCTTATTCTTCTATATTATTTTTTGTTCAGCTTGTGAATCAGTAGATCCTGAATTAGATGAGTCTATATGTGAAAGTGAAGAAAGACTTTCCAATTTAAATGAACGTAATTTTGGTATGGGTTTTACTACCTGGCCCTATGATGCCACTTCTGAGAGTGTAGAAAATACATATAGTTTTATATCTAAGAATGCATCAATTTATGCAGAACATCTAGACAATAAAATACCATGGGATTCGTGGATCAAAAACGAGCCTCTTCCAGAAGGCTTTTTGAACGATGTCACTTCTAGAAAACAAAAACGTATAAATGGTCTTGATTTATTATTATCCGTTAGTGTTTTAAATAGTAATAGAACCAACATCATTGAGGATTACCAAGGAAACATTCCAGAATATCAACAATTAGATGACCCAGCTATTGTAAACGCATATGTAGCTCATTTAAATTACCTTATTGATCAACTGGAACCCGATTATTTAATAATTTCCATAGAATCGAATGAATTACTAATCAACACTCCTAGTAAATGGCCAGAATTTAAACGTTTAATGCAAAATGTAAAAAGTCAGATAGCGCAAAATCATCCTGATTTGCCTCTTTCTGAGTCTATAACTTTACATAACTGGTACGCTCCCGAAGTAGAAAATCCTGATGCATTTATTGATGAGATACAAAACTACATTTCGGATTATGACTTTACTGCCATTAGTTTTTATCCATTTTTTATGGGACTGAAAACATCAGAAGATTTTCAGTTAGCTTTTGATTTCCTACACGAAAACACCAATAAAACCATTGCATTTGTAGAAACCACTATGATAGCAGAAGACTTAGAAGTTTCAGGACTGAATCTTGCCATTGATGGAAATGAATGCTCTCAAAAAATTTATCTTGAATCTTTATTGCTTAATGCTGAAGAGCAAGATTATGAATTTATTATCTGGTGGGCTCATCGTGATTATGATGCACTCTGGGAAACTTTTGATGAATCCATTAAGGATTTGGGAAAGATATGGCGAGACACAGGATTATTAGATGAAGAAGCAGAATTACAAACTTTGGCAGGAGATATTAGCTATGTAGTACTGTAA
- a CDS encoding amidohydrolase family protein — protein sequence MKHILNFFFTSLIGIILFSCSNQESTKVDLLLNNASIIDVKNDKIIESQFVAIKGDTIFSVGEMSELPAFEAKASIDLEGKYIMPGLWDNHVHFRGGEELIEENKNLLKLFPKFGITTVRDAGGDITPSVLEWRKTIQNKKLTGPHIFTSGPKLDGPNPAWAGSIKIENQEDIEDALDSLQEIGADYVKMYDGSLTAENFYAIIKSAEKRGMKTTGHMPMSADLNRAIDLGLDGSEHMYYSMKACSPKADSLTELGLGYGMMETITDTYDQELAQSFFKKMASNDVYITPTLYIGKVLSMLADEDHSSDSLLSDVGPGIQETYKGRIESAKRAKASGSQMRSKVSDLAREMVPAMVDNGVSILAGSDCGPFNSFVYPGEALWGELFSLSATGLTPSEVLSTSIINGPAYLGLSEFYGSIEKNKVADIIVLSKNPLKGLENIRSLESVVLKGKQL from the coding sequence ATGAAGCACATTCTTAATTTTTTCTTTACATCCTTGATTGGAATTATATTATTCTCTTGTTCAAATCAAGAGTCCACCAAAGTTGACCTTTTATTAAATAATGCATCTATAATTGATGTTAAAAATGATAAAATAATTGAAAGTCAGTTTGTAGCGATTAAAGGAGATACTATTTTTTCAGTCGGAGAGATGTCTGAACTTCCTGCCTTCGAAGCTAAGGCATCTATTGATCTTGAAGGGAAATATATAATGCCGGGTTTATGGGATAATCATGTTCATTTTAGAGGAGGTGAAGAATTGATTGAAGAGAATAAAAATTTGCTAAAGCTTTTTCCAAAATTTGGTATTACTACAGTTCGAGATGCAGGAGGAGATATCACTCCTTCGGTTTTAGAATGGAGGAAAACAATTCAAAACAAAAAATTGACTGGTCCACATATTTTCACTTCTGGACCTAAATTAGATGGGCCTAATCCAGCTTGGGCAGGTTCAATAAAAATAGAAAATCAAGAAGATATTGAGGATGCTTTAGATTCATTACAAGAAATTGGAGCTGATTATGTCAAGATGTACGATGGTAGTTTAACAGCTGAAAATTTTTATGCTATCATTAAATCGGCAGAAAAAAGAGGCATGAAAACTACCGGGCATATGCCCATGTCTGCTGATTTGAATAGAGCTATTGATTTGGGTTTAGACGGAAGCGAACATATGTATTACAGCATGAAAGCATGTTCTCCTAAAGCTGATAGTTTAACGGAATTAGGCCTAGGGTATGGCATGATGGAAACGATTACGGATACTTATGATCAGGAATTGGCACAAAGCTTTTTCAAAAAAATGGCTTCTAATGATGTTTACATCACTCCAACACTCTATATCGGAAAAGTGCTTTCTATGCTTGCAGATGAAGATCATAGTTCAGACTCCTTATTGTCTGACGTAGGTCCAGGTATTCAAGAAACTTATAAAGGGAGAATTGAATCTGCAAAAAGAGCAAAAGCATCGGGTAGTCAAATGAGATCAAAAGTATCTGATTTGGCTCGTGAAATGGTGCCTGCTATGGTTGATAATGGCGTTTCTATCTTAGCAGGGTCTGATTGTGGTCCTTTTAATTCATTTGTTTATCCTGGGGAGGCTTTATGGGGGGAGTTATTTAGCTTAAGCGCTACAGGTTTAACACCATCAGAAGTTTTAAGCACTTCTATAATTAATGGTCCTGCATATTTAGGATTGAGCGAATTTTATGGAAGCATTGAAAAGAATAAAGTTGCGGATATTATTGTTTTGAGTAAAAATCCACTTAAGGGCTTAGAAAATATACGATCATTAGAAAGTGTAGTATTGAAAGGGAAACAATTGTAA
- the polA gene encoding DNA polymerase I: MANTPDTDKKLFLLDAMALIYRAHFAFSKTPRINSKGMNTGAALGFTNTLLEILKKEKPTHIGVAFDTSAPTFRHEEFPEYKAQREEQPEDIRVAIPYVKKIVEAFNIPVLIKDGFEADDIIGTIAKQAGEDGFKVYMMTPDKDYAQLVTDNVFLYKPAFMGNGVDVLGIEEVKKKFDIDRVEQVIDILGLQGDAVDNIPGIPGVGAKTAIKFLKQYGSVEGLLEHTEELKGKMKEKVEANKEQALLSKKLATIKIDVPLAYEPDKLVLDEPNEEALKELFEELEFRTLMKRVLGEEPANTGKSSSKADPAQISMFTDTPEEAAESDQEPEERRTLANTKHQYHLINTKELREELITYLSIQDEFCFDTETTSLEPTDAELVGLAFAYVAGEAYYVPFPEDQKEAQKIANEFKEVLENQDIVKIGQNLKYDIQVMRNYGVKVQGKMFDTMLAHYLIDPETRHNMDVMAENYLNYTPVSITELIGKKGAKQGNMRDVPVEDVVEYAGEDADITLQLKHVLEKEIKENNLEKLLHEVEEPLSYVLAEMEYEGVKIDKEALSKMSKELETAALEAQEKIYEIAGQEFNIASPKQLGEVLFDKMKLVEKPKKTKTGQYATGEEILSKLAQEHEIAAKILEFREYQKLKSTYVDALPKLISKKDGRVHTDYRQAVAATGRLSSNNPNLQNIPIRTEKGRLIRKAFVPRDENYQLMAADYSQIELRIMAAFSQDEAMMEAFKNGRDIHATTAAKVFGVELDEVDPGMRRKAKEVNFGIIYGISAFGLAQNLNISRSEASDIIKAYFKEFPKVHEYMEKVKEDAREHEYVTTILGRKRWLRDINSRNQTVRGYAERNAINAPIQGSAADMIKIAMINIQKWLEKENLKSKMIMQVHDELIFDAHKDEIEKLQEKVVDLMKNAMDLEVPMEIGVGVADNWSEAH, encoded by the coding sequence ATGGCTAACACACCTGATACTGATAAAAAATTATTTCTACTTGATGCAATGGCTCTAATCTATAGAGCTCATTTTGCTTTTAGTAAAACACCCCGAATCAATTCAAAAGGGATGAATACTGGGGCAGCATTAGGCTTTACAAATACCCTTTTAGAAATATTAAAGAAAGAAAAACCTACACATATTGGAGTGGCTTTTGATACTTCTGCCCCAACATTTCGTCATGAGGAATTTCCAGAATATAAAGCACAACGAGAAGAGCAACCCGAAGATATAAGAGTTGCAATCCCTTATGTGAAAAAGATAGTGGAGGCTTTTAATATCCCAGTTTTGATTAAAGATGGATTTGAGGCAGATGATATTATCGGAACCATTGCGAAGCAAGCAGGTGAAGACGGTTTCAAAGTTTATATGATGACTCCCGATAAAGATTATGCTCAATTGGTAACTGATAATGTTTTTCTATATAAACCTGCTTTCATGGGCAATGGAGTTGATGTATTAGGAATTGAAGAAGTAAAAAAGAAATTTGATATCGATAGAGTTGAGCAAGTAATCGATATACTCGGTCTTCAAGGTGATGCAGTTGATAATATTCCAGGTATTCCGGGAGTAGGAGCAAAAACTGCTATCAAATTCTTAAAGCAGTATGGATCTGTGGAAGGTCTTTTAGAACATACGGAAGAATTAAAAGGGAAAATGAAAGAAAAAGTGGAGGCTAATAAGGAACAGGCCTTACTTTCAAAGAAACTAGCTACCATCAAAATTGATGTGCCTCTCGCCTATGAACCAGATAAATTGGTTCTGGATGAACCAAATGAAGAGGCCTTGAAAGAGCTTTTTGAAGAGCTAGAATTTAGAACCTTAATGAAAAGAGTGTTAGGGGAAGAACCTGCAAACACGGGAAAATCTTCTTCTAAAGCTGATCCTGCTCAAATTTCTATGTTTACTGATACTCCAGAAGAAGCAGCTGAAAGTGATCAGGAGCCGGAGGAAAGAAGAACATTAGCTAATACAAAACATCAGTATCACCTAATTAATACAAAAGAGTTAAGAGAAGAGTTAATTACTTATTTATCAATTCAAGATGAGTTTTGTTTTGATACTGAAACTACAAGTTTAGAACCTACTGATGCTGAATTGGTAGGACTCGCATTTGCCTATGTAGCGGGAGAAGCCTATTATGTTCCCTTCCCAGAAGATCAAAAAGAAGCTCAAAAAATAGCGAATGAATTCAAAGAAGTTCTCGAGAATCAAGATATTGTTAAAATAGGGCAAAATTTGAAGTACGACATTCAGGTAATGCGAAATTATGGTGTTAAAGTTCAAGGTAAAATGTTTGATACCATGTTGGCGCATTACTTAATTGATCCTGAAACTCGTCATAATATGGATGTTATGGCAGAGAATTATTTGAACTATACTCCAGTTTCTATTACTGAGTTGATCGGTAAAAAAGGAGCTAAACAAGGAAATATGCGTGATGTTCCGGTTGAAGATGTAGTGGAATATGCGGGTGAAGATGCTGACATTACATTACAACTCAAGCACGTATTAGAAAAAGAAATTAAGGAAAACAATTTAGAGAAACTGCTACATGAGGTTGAAGAACCATTGTCATATGTGTTGGCAGAGATGGAATATGAAGGCGTGAAAATTGATAAGGAAGCACTTTCTAAAATGTCAAAAGAACTAGAAACAGCTGCGCTTGAAGCTCAAGAAAAGATATATGAAATAGCGGGACAGGAGTTTAATATTGCCTCTCCTAAGCAATTAGGAGAAGTACTATTCGATAAGATGAAATTGGTTGAAAAGCCAAAAAAAACCAAAACAGGTCAATACGCTACAGGAGAAGAAATTCTCTCAAAGTTAGCGCAAGAGCATGAAATAGCTGCTAAAATTTTAGAGTTTAGAGAATATCAAAAATTGAAATCTACCTATGTGGATGCGCTTCCGAAACTGATCAGCAAGAAAGATGGAAGAGTTCATACCGATTATCGACAAGCGGTTGCGGCTACTGGAAGACTAAGTTCAAATAATCCAAACCTTCAAAATATTCCAATTCGCACCGAAAAGGGAAGGCTAATTAGAAAAGCCTTTGTACCACGCGATGAGAATTACCAATTAATGGCGGCTGATTATTCTCAAATTGAGTTAAGAATAATGGCGGCATTTTCACAAGATGAAGCCATGATGGAAGCCTTCAAAAATGGTAGAGATATTCACGCAACTACCGCGGCTAAAGTTTTTGGTGTTGAGTTAGATGAAGTAGATCCTGGAATGAGAAGAAAAGCCAAAGAGGTGAACTTTGGAATTATCTATGGAATTTCTGCTTTTGGCTTAGCACAAAATTTAAATATTTCCAGATCAGAAGCTTCTGATATTATTAAAGCTTATTTTAAAGAATTCCCTAAAGTCCATGAGTATATGGAAAAGGTGAAAGAAGACGCCAGAGAGCATGAATATGTAACCACTATTTTAGGTAGAAAGCGATGGTTACGTGATATCAATTCTCGAAATCAGACGGTTCGTGGTTATGCAGAACGAAATGCTATAAATGCTCCAATTCAAGGTAGCGCTGCTGATATGATCAAGATTGCAATGATCAACATTCAAAAGTGGCTGGAAAAAGAAAATCTAAAATCTAAAATGATTATGCAGGTGCATGATGAATTGATTTTTGATGCCCATAAGGATGAAATCGAAAAGCTGCAGGAAAAAGTAGTAGATCTTATGAAAAATGCCATGGATTTAGAAGTTCCAATGGAGATTGGCGTTGGCGTAGCTGATAATTGGAGTGAAGCGCATTAA